A single genomic interval of Spinacia oleracea cultivar Varoflay chromosome 6, BTI_SOV_V1, whole genome shotgun sequence harbors:
- the LOC110778731 gene encoding uncharacterized protein isoform X1: MSSSAVTCKIQSMVKSYKNPSHSQQSIKFGAKPLKGPCVEIADESDVHISSNDNNHARENLTSQSPEILSTNDLISAVGHIWDCASRSLARNQPKASFDRSGTICQKENDSCLLAGNDNFSLVNSLDSRCLHVDLNSTSYFSCIMHRSLKFVRATRRTHYILCNDHFVDNFFSRRENDSSVKNDVWLKGKTLTNVGTLYSLMNRYGWMSQISISPKLPMPVSYEAKKIIEAFASKAVVRHYCPVSGNEVSSSNAETGNIEMCVDTPNFKDLSSGGSDETMHRKASESFLYTENLLLGVQKKHFAASMPMALSLELHLDDHVSTSAPDSTHEPTKLSVEGDHCTENEMRICENINSQQKYQSESCSAVTNKPHPLLAKQEHAVSGALAGIVVSLCLHPIDTIKTIVQSCQPGQKSICYIGKTVLSERGLPGLYRGITSNVTTSAPISAIYTFTYESVKEFLLPSVAKEYQSVAHCTAGGCASIATSVVFTPSERIKQQMQVNLKYQNCWNAVQRIIDTGGLRSLYTGWGAVLCRNVPHSIIKFYTYESLKQMLMSSQPHNKQPSTSQTLLCGGLAGSTAALFSTPFDVVKTRLQTQIPGSTQRYRSILNALQDIQEHEGFRGLYRGLIPRLAMYMSQGALFFASYEFLKSFSRKSEMLQHKQDSNDDPLLSL, encoded by the exons ATG AGTTCCTCTGCAGTGACTTGTAAGATACAGAGTATGGTGAAGTCTTACAAAAACCCCTCTCACAGTCAGCAATCAATAAAATTCGGGGCTAAACCACTTAAGGGTCCTTGCGTTGAGATTGCTGATGAAAGTGATGTACACATTTCATCAAATGACAACAACCATGCAAGGGAAAACTTGACATCACAGTCTCCTGAGATTCTGAGTACAAATGATCTCATATCCGCAGTGGGACACATATGGGATTGTGCTAGTCGCTCTCTTGCACGTAACCAACCGAAAGCAAGCTTTGACCGCTCAGGCACTATTTGTCAAAAGGAAAATGATTCATGTTTACTGGCTGGGAATGATAATTTTAGCCTAGTTAATTCCTTAGACAGCAGATGCCTTCATGTTGACTTAAACTCTACCAGCTATTTTTCGTGCATCATGCATCGAAGTTTGAAGTTCGTTAGAGCAACTCGGAGAACGCATTATATCCTATGTAATGACCATTttgttgataattttttttcgaGAAGAGAAAATGATAGTTCCGTTAAGAATGATGTCTGGTTGAAAGGGAAGACTCTTACAAACGTTGGAACTCTTTACAGCTTAATGAATAGATATGGATGGATGAGCCAAATTTCAATTTCACCAAAGCTTCCTATGCCTGTGTCCTATGAGGCCAAGAAGATTATTGAGGCCTTCGCCTCCAAGGCTGTTGTCCGTCATTATTGTCCCGTATCAGGAAATGAAGTGAGTTCTAGCAATGCGGAGACTGGAAATATTGAGATGTGTGTTGATACACCCAACTTCAAGGATCTATCCTCTGGTGGAAGTGATGAAACCATGCATAGAAAAGCATCTGAGTCCTTTTTGTATACAGAGAATCTCCTTCTTGGGGTCCAGAAAAAACATTTTGCAGCCAGTATGCCTATGGCTTTGAGTTTGGAACTGCATCTGGATGACCATGTGAGCACTTCAGCTCCAGATTCTACTCATGAGCCAACTAAGCTCAGTGTGGAGGGCGATCATTGCACGGAGAATGAAATGAGAATATGTGAGAATATCAATTCTCAACAGAAATATCAAAGTGAGAGCTGCTCAGCTGTAACAAACAAGCCTCATCCATTACTAGCTAAACAAGAGCATGCTGTTTCAGGCGCCTTGGCTGGCATAGTTGTTAGTCTATGTTTACATCCAATAGATACAATTAAAACTATCGTTCAATCTTGTCAACCTGGACAGAAATCTATTTGTTACATAGGGAAAACAGTACTTTCTGAGAGAG GATTACCTGGACTATATCGTGGAATAACTAGCAACGTCACCACATCTGCACCTATTTCTGCCATCTACACCTTCACATATGAATCAGTGAAGGAATTCTTGCTTCCATCTGTTGCAAAG GAATATCAGTCTGTTGCTCATTGCACTGCAGGTGGTTGTGCAAGTATAGCTACATCAGTTGTGTTTACTCCCAGTGAGCGTATAAAGCAGCAGATGCAAGTCAACTTAAAGTATCAAAACTGCTG GAATGCAGTGCAGAGAATCATCGACACTGGAGGTCTACGTTCTCTGTACACTGGTTGGGGTGCTGTACTCTGCAGGAATGTACCACACTCAATCATCAAA TTTTACACATATGAAAGCCTGAAGCAAATGCTTATGTCATCACAACCACACAATAAACAACCTAGTACTTCGCAAACG CTGTTATGTGGAGGACTGGCTGGATCAACTGCTGCTTTGTTTTCTACTCCATTTGATGTGGTGAAAACCAGATTACAAACTCAG ATTCCTGGATCTACACAGAGATATCGTAGCATTCTTAACGCCCTTCAAGATATCCAGGAGCATGAAGGTTTTAGAGGCCTTTACAG GGGCTTGATTCCGAGGCTTGCTATGTATATGTCCCAAGGAGCATTGTTTTTTGCTTCATATGAATTTTTGAAGAGTTTTTCACGAAAATCAGAGATGTTGCAGCATAAACAGGATAGCAATGACGATCCACTATTGTCATTATGA
- the LOC110778731 gene encoding uncharacterized protein isoform X2, protein MVKSYKNPSHSQQSIKFGAKPLKGPCVEIADESDVHISSNDNNHARENLTSQSPEILSTNDLISAVGHIWDCASRSLARNQPKASFDRSGTICQKENDSCLLAGNDNFSLVNSLDSRCLHVDLNSTSYFSCIMHRSLKFVRATRRTHYILCNDHFVDNFFSRRENDSSVKNDVWLKGKTLTNVGTLYSLMNRYGWMSQISISPKLPMPVSYEAKKIIEAFASKAVVRHYCPVSGNEVSSSNAETGNIEMCVDTPNFKDLSSGGSDETMHRKASESFLYTENLLLGVQKKHFAASMPMALSLELHLDDHVSTSAPDSTHEPTKLSVEGDHCTENEMRICENINSQQKYQSESCSAVTNKPHPLLAKQEHAVSGALAGIVVSLCLHPIDTIKTIVQSCQPGQKSICYIGKTVLSERGLPGLYRGITSNVTTSAPISAIYTFTYESVKEFLLPSVAKEYQSVAHCTAGGCASIATSVVFTPSERIKQQMQVNLKYQNCWNAVQRIIDTGGLRSLYTGWGAVLCRNVPHSIIKFYTYESLKQMLMSSQPHNKQPSTSQTLLCGGLAGSTAALFSTPFDVVKTRLQTQIPGSTQRYRSILNALQDIQEHEGFRGLYRGLIPRLAMYMSQGALFFASYEFLKSFSRKSEMLQHKQDSNDDPLLSL, encoded by the exons ATGGTGAAGTCTTACAAAAACCCCTCTCACAGTCAGCAATCAATAAAATTCGGGGCTAAACCACTTAAGGGTCCTTGCGTTGAGATTGCTGATGAAAGTGATGTACACATTTCATCAAATGACAACAACCATGCAAGGGAAAACTTGACATCACAGTCTCCTGAGATTCTGAGTACAAATGATCTCATATCCGCAGTGGGACACATATGGGATTGTGCTAGTCGCTCTCTTGCACGTAACCAACCGAAAGCAAGCTTTGACCGCTCAGGCACTATTTGTCAAAAGGAAAATGATTCATGTTTACTGGCTGGGAATGATAATTTTAGCCTAGTTAATTCCTTAGACAGCAGATGCCTTCATGTTGACTTAAACTCTACCAGCTATTTTTCGTGCATCATGCATCGAAGTTTGAAGTTCGTTAGAGCAACTCGGAGAACGCATTATATCCTATGTAATGACCATTttgttgataattttttttcgaGAAGAGAAAATGATAGTTCCGTTAAGAATGATGTCTGGTTGAAAGGGAAGACTCTTACAAACGTTGGAACTCTTTACAGCTTAATGAATAGATATGGATGGATGAGCCAAATTTCAATTTCACCAAAGCTTCCTATGCCTGTGTCCTATGAGGCCAAGAAGATTATTGAGGCCTTCGCCTCCAAGGCTGTTGTCCGTCATTATTGTCCCGTATCAGGAAATGAAGTGAGTTCTAGCAATGCGGAGACTGGAAATATTGAGATGTGTGTTGATACACCCAACTTCAAGGATCTATCCTCTGGTGGAAGTGATGAAACCATGCATAGAAAAGCATCTGAGTCCTTTTTGTATACAGAGAATCTCCTTCTTGGGGTCCAGAAAAAACATTTTGCAGCCAGTATGCCTATGGCTTTGAGTTTGGAACTGCATCTGGATGACCATGTGAGCACTTCAGCTCCAGATTCTACTCATGAGCCAACTAAGCTCAGTGTGGAGGGCGATCATTGCACGGAGAATGAAATGAGAATATGTGAGAATATCAATTCTCAACAGAAATATCAAAGTGAGAGCTGCTCAGCTGTAACAAACAAGCCTCATCCATTACTAGCTAAACAAGAGCATGCTGTTTCAGGCGCCTTGGCTGGCATAGTTGTTAGTCTATGTTTACATCCAATAGATACAATTAAAACTATCGTTCAATCTTGTCAACCTGGACAGAAATCTATTTGTTACATAGGGAAAACAGTACTTTCTGAGAGAG GATTACCTGGACTATATCGTGGAATAACTAGCAACGTCACCACATCTGCACCTATTTCTGCCATCTACACCTTCACATATGAATCAGTGAAGGAATTCTTGCTTCCATCTGTTGCAAAG GAATATCAGTCTGTTGCTCATTGCACTGCAGGTGGTTGTGCAAGTATAGCTACATCAGTTGTGTTTACTCCCAGTGAGCGTATAAAGCAGCAGATGCAAGTCAACTTAAAGTATCAAAACTGCTG GAATGCAGTGCAGAGAATCATCGACACTGGAGGTCTACGTTCTCTGTACACTGGTTGGGGTGCTGTACTCTGCAGGAATGTACCACACTCAATCATCAAA TTTTACACATATGAAAGCCTGAAGCAAATGCTTATGTCATCACAACCACACAATAAACAACCTAGTACTTCGCAAACG CTGTTATGTGGAGGACTGGCTGGATCAACTGCTGCTTTGTTTTCTACTCCATTTGATGTGGTGAAAACCAGATTACAAACTCAG ATTCCTGGATCTACACAGAGATATCGTAGCATTCTTAACGCCCTTCAAGATATCCAGGAGCATGAAGGTTTTAGAGGCCTTTACAG GGGCTTGATTCCGAGGCTTGCTATGTATATGTCCCAAGGAGCATTGTTTTTTGCTTCATATGAATTTTTGAAGAGTTTTTCACGAAAATCAGAGATGTTGCAGCATAAACAGGATAGCAATGACGATCCACTATTGTCATTATGA